A region from the Bradyrhizobium erythrophlei genome encodes:
- a CDS encoding ABC transporter permease subunit, which translates to MNARTLNYLGLGLVGIVGIAFLILTPRLAELDTVLELTVYMIMAILGLSLALIWGYGGILCFGQSAFFGLGAYTYAIAMFNMGESTIPFLLAIALPAAFAALLGYFMFYGRISDVYLGVITLTVTLILFNSINSTAGPEFHIGTARLGGFNGIPGIPPLNYPFNKTASVDLEGMFYLSTAALLLTYFGLRLLLASRFGRIIVGIRENERRAELLGYDPRAYKLVTFTIGGALAGFAGCLFANWGNFVSPTIFGLAQSAQIIIWVIVGGRGTLIGPIIGCIGIQWLTTALGANQPSGSDWWTKLLANAPLIFGVILIAFVLLVPKGLVPTLGDFGQWLLRARTRRVATSLEPKQAEEG; encoded by the coding sequence GTGAACGCCCGCACCCTGAACTATCTCGGCCTCGGACTGGTCGGCATCGTCGGCATCGCCTTTCTCATCCTGACTCCGCGTCTGGCCGAACTCGATACCGTGCTCGAACTCACGGTCTACATGATCATGGCGATCCTCGGGCTCAGCCTGGCGCTGATCTGGGGCTATGGCGGCATCCTGTGCTTCGGCCAGTCGGCGTTTTTCGGACTGGGCGCCTACACCTACGCGATTGCCATGTTCAACATGGGCGAAAGCACCATTCCGTTCCTGCTGGCCATCGCGCTGCCGGCGGCGTTCGCAGCGCTGCTCGGCTATTTCATGTTCTACGGGCGCATCAGCGACGTGTATCTCGGCGTGATCACGCTGACGGTGACGTTGATCCTGTTCAATTCGATCAATTCCACCGCCGGCCCGGAATTCCATATCGGCACGGCGCGGCTCGGCGGCTTCAACGGCATCCCGGGCATCCCGCCGCTCAATTATCCCTTCAACAAGACTGCGTCGGTCGATCTCGAAGGCATGTTCTATCTTTCGACGGCGGCATTGCTCCTGACCTATTTCGGACTGCGGCTGCTGCTGGCCAGCCGGTTCGGCCGCATCATCGTCGGTATCCGGGAAAACGAACGGCGCGCCGAACTCCTCGGATACGATCCGCGGGCCTACAAGCTCGTGACCTTCACCATCGGCGGCGCGCTGGCGGGCTTCGCCGGATGCCTGTTCGCCAATTGGGGAAATTTTGTCAGCCCGACCATCTTCGGATTGGCCCAGTCCGCGCAGATCATCATCTGGGTGATCGTCGGCGGGCGCGGCACGCTGATCGGTCCGATCATCGGCTGCATTGGCATCCAGTGGCTCACCACGGCGCTCGGGGCGAACCAGCCCAGCGGCTCGGACTGGTGGACGAAGCTGCTCGCCAATGCGCCGCTGATTTTCGGTGTCATCCTTATTGCGTTCGTGCTCCTGGTGCCGAAGGGATTGGTGCCGACGCTCGGGGACTTCGGCCAATGGCTGCTGCGGGCGCGCACGCGCCGGGTCGCAACCAGCCTCGAGCCCAAGCAGGCGGAGGAGGGGTGA
- a CDS encoding branched-chain amino acid ABC transporter permease, translated as MDFVVLLAIQVLYAVASLALISVGLAIIFGMMRVINLAHGEFLMLGGYAAIVATSRGVNIWVAILVVAPVIVGLIGIIVEMTIIRFLYGRMVDTMLATWGLSLFLVGLTTAIFGNTTVGISAPLGSFQIGAYRTSGYTLFVIAVSAVVMAGIFAVLRFTRLGLIARGTMQNANMAAALGVNPPRVYAITFGIGAALSGLAGAVLAPVSGVFPTIGVAYVAKSFITVIGGGAAILSGTVSASVLFGTINQIATFLTTPVFGEVALLATAIVLIRLLPQGITGRFFRRGL; from the coding sequence GTGGATTTCGTTGTTCTCCTGGCGATCCAGGTCCTCTATGCGGTTGCCAGCCTGGCGCTGATCAGCGTCGGGCTGGCCATCATCTTCGGCATGATGCGGGTCATCAATCTCGCCCATGGCGAGTTTCTGATGCTCGGCGGATATGCCGCGATCGTCGCCACCAGCCGCGGCGTCAACATCTGGGTTGCGATTCTGGTGGTGGCGCCTGTTATTGTCGGCCTCATTGGGATTATCGTCGAGATGACGATCATCCGCTTCCTGTATGGCCGCATGGTCGACACCATGCTGGCGACCTGGGGTCTCAGCCTCTTCCTGGTGGGGCTGACGACCGCGATTTTCGGCAATACCACGGTCGGCATTTCGGCGCCGCTGGGCAGTTTCCAGATCGGCGCCTATCGCACCAGCGGATACACGCTGTTCGTCATCGCGGTGTCAGCGGTCGTGATGGCGGGCATCTTCGCGGTGCTGCGCTTCACGCGGCTCGGCCTGATCGCCCGCGGCACCATGCAGAACGCCAACATGGCCGCGGCGCTCGGGGTCAATCCGCCGCGGGTCTATGCCATCACCTTCGGCATCGGAGCCGCCCTGTCGGGCCTCGCCGGCGCGGTGCTGGCGCCGGTCTCCGGCGTCTTCCCTACCATCGGCGTCGCCTATGTGGCGAAATCCTTCATCACCGTGATCGGAGGCGGTGCCGCGATTCTTAGCGGAACCGTGTCTGCATCGGTACTGTTCGGCACCATTAATCAGATCGCGACCTTCTTGACGACGCCGGTGTTTGGCGAGGTCGCGCTGCTGGCCACCGCCATCGTCCTGATCCGCCTGCTGCCGCAGGGCATCACCGGCCGCTTCTTCCGGAGAGGCCTGTGA
- a CDS encoding ABC transporter substrate-binding protein, whose product MKLNRRKFVQGTAATLAAGTFGSSAWAADEINVASIHDLSGGLDIYGKPMVDALTLAVEEANAAGGLLGKQIKLINYDTQSNMQLYTQFAQQAALKDKVAVVHGGITSASREVIRPVLDKFKTLYFYNTQYEGGVCDRNQFDTGVTPAQTVEKLVPYAMKKWGKKVYVVAADYNYGQITSQWVKKYVTENGGEVSSIDFFPLDVTNFGPTISKIQAAKPDFVWSALVGGAHISFYRQWAAAGMRKSIPMASTTFAVGNEHIVLSPDECNGMLVCYNYFQDLKNKANETFVAAFHKRFGADYPNVTELAMGTYQGFRLWAEAVKKAGSIDRLKVIEALETGISIDAPSGKVTIDPPTHHCVLDVHIAEVNDKKLNVLEDFAQQKPADTAAVCDLIKNPTDNQQYVIKI is encoded by the coding sequence ATGAAACTCAATCGCAGAAAATTCGTACAGGGCACGGCGGCAACCCTTGCTGCCGGCACCTTCGGTTCCAGCGCCTGGGCGGCGGACGAAATCAACGTCGCCAGTATTCACGATCTCTCGGGCGGGCTCGACATCTACGGCAAGCCGATGGTCGACGCGCTGACGCTCGCGGTCGAAGAAGCCAATGCGGCCGGCGGCCTGCTTGGAAAGCAGATCAAGCTGATCAACTACGATACCCAGTCGAACATGCAGCTTTACACTCAGTTCGCGCAGCAGGCGGCGTTGAAGGACAAGGTTGCCGTCGTGCATGGCGGCATCACCTCCGCCTCGCGCGAAGTGATCCGGCCGGTGCTCGACAAGTTCAAGACGCTGTATTTCTATAACACCCAATATGAAGGCGGCGTCTGCGACCGCAACCAGTTCGATACCGGCGTGACGCCAGCGCAGACCGTGGAAAAGCTCGTGCCCTACGCCATGAAGAAGTGGGGCAAGAAAGTCTATGTCGTCGCGGCCGACTACAATTACGGCCAGATCACGTCGCAGTGGGTGAAGAAATACGTCACCGAAAACGGCGGCGAAGTCTCATCGATCGACTTCTTCCCGCTCGACGTCACCAATTTCGGCCCGACCATCTCCAAGATCCAGGCGGCGAAGCCGGACTTCGTGTGGTCCGCGCTGGTCGGCGGTGCGCATATCTCGTTCTATCGCCAGTGGGCGGCGGCCGGCATGCGCAAGAGCATTCCGATGGCGTCGACCACCTTCGCCGTCGGCAACGAGCACATCGTGCTGTCGCCCGACGAATGCAACGGCATGCTGGTCTGCTACAACTACTTCCAGGATTTGAAGAACAAGGCCAACGAAACCTTCGTCGCCGCCTTCCACAAGCGCTTCGGCGCCGATTATCCCAACGTCACCGAACTCGCGATGGGGACCTACCAGGGGTTCCGCCTGTGGGCCGAGGCGGTCAAGAAAGCCGGCAGCATCGACCGCCTGAAAGTAATCGAGGCGCTGGAAACCGGCATCAGCATCGATGCGCCGTCCGGCAAGGTCACGATCGACCCGCCGACGCATCATTGCGTGCTCGACGTGCATATCGCCGAGGTCAACGACAAGAAGCTCAACGTGCTGGAAGACTTCGCGCAGCAGAAGCCTGCCGATACCGCCGCGGTGTGCGATCTCATCAAGAACCCGACCGACAACCAGCAATACGTGATCAAGATCTAA
- a CDS encoding amidase, producing the protein MSVRLPTLEQIEKLGSNFGLVFSADELAAFQQAFKGSLVSYGRLDELVPPALAPVPPRSPGYRPSASENPYGGWYWKTDIRSGAKGLLSGKKIAIKDNICVAGVPMMNGSALLEGYVPEIDATVVTRILEAGGTIAGKAACEDLCFSGASHTCAGGVIRNPHNPEHSAGGSSGGSAALVASGEVPMALGGDQGGSIRTPSSWCGIYGLKPTWGLVPTTGSMPISYSVDHCGPMGASVEDVARLLTVIAGHDGWDTRTISARTGDYMAAVGKPAKGLRVGILREGFGHPESDPAVDAKVREAIAALRQTGVEAEEISIPWHLDGPHVWSGIILEGAAEMMLKGYGVGNNIQGYYPLSMQEAFARGMGTRINDVSPTVKLVLMLGEYMHRNYHGRYHSKAQNLRVLLRRAYDAALEKFDVLAMPTIPFTATPIPPADAPLGTLIDTALNMQANTCSFDVSGNPAFTMPCGRVNGLPVGLMMVGRHFEETTLIQLAAAVEAGGDWKLN; encoded by the coding sequence ATGTCAGTACGGCTTCCGACATTGGAGCAAATCGAAAAACTCGGATCCAATTTCGGTCTCGTTTTCAGCGCTGACGAGCTTGCGGCCTTTCAGCAGGCCTTCAAGGGATCGCTGGTCTCCTATGGCCGGCTCGACGAATTGGTCCCGCCCGCCTTGGCGCCGGTTCCGCCACGATCGCCTGGATACCGGCCCTCAGCGTCGGAGAACCCTTACGGCGGCTGGTATTGGAAGACGGATATCCGGAGCGGTGCAAAGGGTCTGCTCAGCGGCAAGAAGATCGCGATCAAGGACAACATTTGTGTCGCCGGCGTTCCCATGATGAACGGCTCGGCGCTGCTCGAGGGCTATGTCCCGGAGATCGATGCCACTGTGGTCACGCGCATTCTTGAAGCCGGCGGCACCATCGCGGGCAAGGCGGCCTGCGAAGACCTCTGCTTCTCCGGAGCAAGCCATACCTGCGCGGGCGGCGTGATCCGCAATCCGCACAATCCCGAGCATAGTGCCGGCGGTTCGTCGGGCGGAAGTGCGGCGCTGGTCGCGTCCGGCGAAGTGCCGATGGCGCTCGGCGGAGACCAGGGCGGATCGATCCGCACGCCGTCCAGCTGGTGCGGCATTTATGGATTGAAGCCGACCTGGGGCCTGGTGCCGACCACGGGTTCGATGCCGATCAGCTATTCCGTCGATCATTGCGGTCCGATGGGTGCATCCGTCGAGGACGTCGCCCGGCTGCTTACGGTCATCGCGGGTCATGACGGCTGGGATACAAGGACGATCTCGGCGCGTACGGGCGATTACATGGCCGCCGTCGGCAAGCCGGCAAAGGGATTGCGCGTCGGCATCCTGCGCGAAGGATTTGGCCATCCCGAAAGCGATCCTGCCGTCGATGCCAAGGTGCGCGAAGCGATCGCGGCCTTGAGGCAGACGGGCGTCGAAGCGGAAGAAATTTCGATTCCCTGGCATCTCGACGGGCCGCATGTCTGGAGCGGCATCATCCTGGAAGGCGCGGCCGAGATGATGCTGAAGGGATACGGCGTCGGCAACAACATCCAGGGCTATTATCCGCTTTCGATGCAGGAAGCCTTTGCCCGCGGGATGGGGACGCGGATCAACGATGTCTCGCCGACCGTGAAGCTTGTGCTGATGCTCGGCGAATATATGCATCGCAACTATCACGGGCGCTATCATTCGAAGGCGCAGAACCTGCGGGTGCTGCTGCGCCGCGCCTATGATGCGGCGCTGGAGAAATTCGACGTGCTGGCGATGCCGACGATTCCATTCACGGCCACGCCGATACCGCCGGCCGATGCACCGCTGGGCACCCTGATTGACACGGCACTCAACATGCAGGCCAATACCTGTTCATTCGACGTATCCGGAAATCCCGCCTTCACCATGCCATGTGGACGTGTCAACGGTTTGCCGGTCGGGCTGATGATGGTGGGCCGCCATTTCGAGGAAACCACCTTGATTCAGCTTGCTGCGGCGGTCGAGGCCGGCGGCGACTGGAAGCTGAACTAG
- a CDS encoding transporter substrate-binding domain-containing protein produces MKKPSIPLGLVFSQSGPYAMMAGEMRKSALMAIDEINQSDQFDFVFAPHLRDPGGVVAAYHTACDALIREEHVDHIIGCYTSASRKQVIPIVELTERLLWHPARYEGFESSENVIYVGAAPNQHVVPLVRHMLDHISGDVFCTGSNYVWTWETNRVIREIVTSAGGRILAERLLEFGETAVDHIVKEIIERKPPAVFNTLVGESSYAFMRALHQAATRAGLSIPMLSCSLCEPELKLIGSSASVGCITSSAYFESIDGAENRAFVARWQARYGADSTLSVDALSTYVCVMLLARAIRRAGSADVGAVRRAAANHRYDSPQGPVWVDPDNNHCFLTPRLARSVPGGQFEIFWEADAPERPDPYLSNLDLATIGTRQEKSNDTMMRRSNHLRVVK; encoded by the coding sequence ATGAAAAAGCCGTCCATCCCTCTTGGTCTCGTGTTTTCCCAATCGGGACCTTACGCCATGATGGCGGGCGAGATGCGAAAGAGCGCGCTGATGGCGATCGACGAAATCAATCAGAGCGATCAGTTCGATTTCGTGTTCGCGCCGCATCTGCGAGATCCCGGCGGGGTCGTCGCCGCCTATCACACCGCATGCGATGCGCTCATTCGCGAGGAACACGTCGACCATATCATCGGCTGCTACACCTCGGCTTCCCGCAAGCAGGTCATTCCCATTGTCGAGCTCACCGAACGGTTGCTCTGGCATCCGGCGCGATACGAAGGATTCGAAAGCAGCGAAAACGTCATCTACGTCGGCGCCGCGCCCAACCAGCACGTCGTACCATTGGTGCGGCATATGCTGGACCATATCTCCGGCGACGTGTTCTGCACTGGCTCCAACTATGTCTGGACGTGGGAAACCAACCGGGTCATTCGCGAAATCGTCACCAGCGCCGGCGGCCGCATTCTCGCCGAACGCCTGCTCGAGTTCGGCGAAACCGCGGTCGACCATATCGTCAAGGAGATCATCGAACGAAAGCCGCCGGCGGTGTTCAACACGCTGGTCGGCGAATCCAGCTATGCCTTCATGCGCGCGCTGCATCAGGCGGCAACGCGCGCAGGCCTTTCAATCCCCATGCTGAGCTGCAGCCTGTGCGAACCGGAGCTCAAGCTGATCGGCTCGTCGGCCTCCGTCGGATGCATCACCTCGTCGGCCTATTTCGAGAGCATCGATGGCGCGGAAAACCGCGCGTTTGTCGCACGCTGGCAGGCGCGCTACGGCGCGGACAGCACCCTGTCGGTCGACGCCCTGTCGACCTATGTCTGCGTCATGTTGCTGGCCCGCGCCATCCGGCGCGCAGGCTCGGCGGATGTCGGCGCGGTCCGCCGTGCTGCGGCTAATCACCGCTATGACTCCCCGCAAGGGCCCGTCTGGGTCGATCCCGACAATAATCACTGCTTCCTGACGCCCCGGCTGGCACGCTCCGTGCCTGGTGGCCAGTTCGAGATCTTCTGGGAAGCCGACGCCCCCGAACGGCCGGACCCCTATCTTTCGAACCTCGATCTGGCAACGATTGGCACAAGGCAGGAAAAGAGCAATGATACGATGATGAGGCGGTCAAACCATCTGCGTGTCGTGAAATGA
- a CDS encoding ANTAR domain-containing response regulator encodes MVMRDEREISIVRRQLNRLGMTISEHDPNEESPPVEAVDVIVLDADSIPIKSEPATAWKSLAPIIALIGTETPSRLKWLLDLRPASFLVKPLRSAGLYTALVVAFDSAQRKMDEAAHLERLEDRIRSRRVVFAAVLQIMRVHALSETDAFALIRQTAMRHRTTVEQLSAEIVALGGMPNRNTRTA; translated from the coding sequence ATGGTGATGAGAGACGAGCGCGAGATTTCGATTGTCCGCCGCCAGCTCAACCGGCTGGGCATGACGATTTCCGAGCATGACCCGAACGAGGAATCGCCGCCGGTCGAGGCCGTCGACGTCATCGTGTTGGATGCCGACAGCATTCCGATCAAATCCGAGCCGGCCACGGCGTGGAAATCCCTGGCTCCGATCATCGCGCTGATCGGAACGGAAACGCCGAGCCGGTTGAAGTGGCTTTTGGACCTGCGGCCGGCTTCCTTCCTGGTCAAGCCGTTGCGCTCGGCGGGGCTCTATACCGCTTTGGTGGTTGCCTTCGATTCCGCGCAACGGAAAATGGACGAAGCCGCCCACCTCGAAAGACTGGAAGACCGCATCCGCTCCCGCCGGGTGGTGTTTGCGGCCGTCTTGCAGATCATGCGCGTCCACGCTCTCTCCGAGACGGACGCGTTTGCGCTGATCCGGCAAACGGCGATGCGGCATCGCACGACCGTCGAGCAATTGAGCGCCGAAATCGTCGCGCTCGGCGGAATGCCGAACCGGAACACGCGAACCGCGTGA
- the pncA gene encoding bifunctional nicotinamidase/pyrazinamidase — protein sequence MQVRDDDVLLIIDVQNDFCPGGALAVADGDAVVPVINSLADRFGHVVLTQDWHPPAHSSFASSHPGSAPFGTITMPYGQQTLWPDHCVQGTQGAAFHPQLKTDRAELVIRKGFRGEIDSYSAFYENDRRTPTGLAGYLRERGLKRIFLAGLATDFCVFYSAADARRLGFDTVVIEAGCRAIDLAGSLDAAWTEMAAAGVQRVDNLG from the coding sequence ATGCAGGTTCGCGACGACGATGTGCTGCTGATTATCGATGTCCAGAACGATTTCTGTCCCGGGGGCGCGCTCGCGGTCGCCGACGGGGATGCCGTGGTGCCCGTCATCAACAGCCTCGCCGATCGCTTCGGTCATGTCGTGCTGACCCAGGACTGGCATCCGCCGGCCCACAGCTCGTTCGCCAGCTCACATCCGGGCTCTGCGCCTTTCGGAACCATCACGATGCCCTATGGCCAGCAGACCCTCTGGCCGGATCACTGCGTCCAGGGCACGCAAGGGGCGGCCTTTCATCCGCAATTGAAGACGGATCGCGCCGAGCTTGTGATCCGCAAGGGCTTCCGCGGTGAAATCGATTCCTATTCCGCGTTCTATGAGAATGACCGGCGCACGCCAACGGGGCTGGCCGGCTATTTGCGCGAGCGCGGCCTGAAACGGATATTCCTGGCCGGGCTCGCCACCGATTTTTGCGTCTTCTACTCCGCAGCCGACGCGCGCCGGCTCGGCTTTGATACCGTAGTCATCGAGGCCGGATGCAGAGCGATTGATCTGGCGGGTTCGCTCGATGCCGCCTGGACGGAGATGGCAGCAGCCGGCGTGCAGCGTGTCGACAATCTCGGTTAG
- the pncB gene encoding nicotinate phosphoribosyltransferase, whose protein sequence is MAVTDIASRTYNHGWRLDPIVRSLLDTDFYKLLMLQMIREFYPSQKVTFSVINRSRHVRLAEIIDETELRAQLDHARTIRFSKKELIWLAGNTFYGKTQMFSPDFINWLAAFRLPEYELKKVDGQYELHFHGPWTHTTMWEIPALAILNELRSRQAMKGQGRFVLDVLYARAKAKLWSKVERLRKLDGLRLSDFGTRRRHGFLWQRWCVEAVKEGLGQSFTGTSNVLLAMDNDLEAIGTNAHELPMVAAALANDDDELRWAPYRILDQWRHTYGGNLLIALPDAFGTKVFLRDAPEWVADWTGFRPDSAPPIPAGEEIIKWWKQMGCDPRKKLLVFSDAMDVGSIEETYRHFAGRVRISFGWGTNLTNDFVGCAPDGSVDLDPISIVCKVTSVDGRPAVKLSDNPEKATGIESEVERYLRVFGNAGRVRAAVHV, encoded by the coding sequence ATGGCAGTCACAGACATTGCGAGCAGAACCTACAACCACGGCTGGCGGCTGGATCCGATCGTGCGGAGCCTGCTCGATACCGATTTCTACAAGCTATTGATGCTGCAGATGATTCGGGAATTCTACCCGAGCCAGAAGGTGACCTTTTCGGTCATCAATCGCAGCCGGCATGTGCGGCTTGCCGAGATCATCGACGAGACGGAGCTGCGCGCCCAGCTCGATCATGCCCGCACCATCCGCTTTTCCAAGAAGGAGCTGATATGGCTTGCCGGTAATACGTTTTACGGCAAGACCCAGATGTTCTCGCCCGACTTTATCAACTGGCTCGCCGCGTTCCGTCTCCCCGAATACGAGCTTAAAAAGGTCGACGGCCAGTACGAGTTGCATTTCCACGGACCGTGGACCCACACCACCATGTGGGAGATCCCGGCGCTGGCCATCCTCAACGAGTTGCGTTCGCGCCAGGCGATGAAGGGACAAGGCCGGTTCGTCCTCGACGTTCTCTATGCCCGCGCGAAGGCAAAGCTCTGGAGCAAGGTCGAACGGCTGCGCAAGCTGGACGGATTGCGGCTGTCCGATTTCGGAACGCGGCGGCGCCATGGCTTCCTGTGGCAGCGCTGGTGCGTCGAGGCGGTAAAGGAAGGTCTCGGACAATCCTTCACCGGCACCTCCAACGTCCTCTTGGCGATGGACAACGATCTCGAAGCGATCGGCACCAACGCGCATGAACTGCCGATGGTCGCCGCAGCGCTGGCCAATGACGACGACGAACTTCGCTGGGCGCCGTACCGCATACTAGATCAATGGCGCCACACCTATGGCGGCAACCTTCTGATCGCCCTTCCCGACGCCTTCGGCACCAAGGTATTCCTGCGCGACGCGCCGGAATGGGTGGCGGATTGGACCGGCTTTCGGCCCGACAGCGCGCCGCCGATTCCGGCCGGCGAAGAGATCATCAAATGGTGGAAGCAAATGGGCTGCGACCCCCGGAAAAAGCTGCTGGTGTTTTCGGACGCCATGGATGTCGGATCGATCGAGGAAACCTACCGCCATTTTGCCGGCCGCGTGCGGATCAGCTTCGGCTGGGGCACCAACCTGACCAATGACTTCGTTGGCTGCGCGCCGGATGGTTCGGTCGACCTCGATCCGATCTCGATCGTCTGCAAGGTGACGTCGGTCGACGGCAGGCCCGCCGTCAAGCTCTCCGACAACCCGGAAAAAGCCACGGGCATCGAGTCTGAAGTCGAGCGTTATTTGCGCGTCTTCGGCAATGCGGGCCGGGTTCGCGCCGCGGTGCATGTCTGA
- a CDS encoding HU family DNA-binding protein, which yields MATQMSKSQLIEKIATTTELSKRDVKNVMDTLTDVGHKELKKNGLFLVPGFAKFVVVKKPATKARKGTNPFTGEEMMFKAKPARKIVRARPVKAAKDAV from the coding sequence ATGGCTACCCAAATGTCCAAGTCGCAGTTGATCGAAAAGATTGCGACCACCACCGAGCTTTCCAAGCGCGACGTCAAGAACGTCATGGATACGCTGACCGATGTCGGCCACAAGGAACTGAAGAAGAACGGACTGTTTCTGGTACCGGGCTTTGCCAAGTTCGTCGTCGTCAAGAAGCCGGCGACCAAGGCCAGGAAGGGCACCAATCCGTTCACCGGCGAAGAGATGATGTTCAAGGCCAAGCCAGCCCGGAAGATCGTACGGGCCCGGCCCGTCAAAGCCGCCAAGGACGCCGTCTAA
- a CDS encoding ferredoxin--NADP reductase, with product MSNFNQESVLSVHHWTETLFSFTTTRNPSFRFRNGEFTMIGLKVGEKPLLRAYSVASANYEDRLEFFSIKVPDGPLTSRLQHLKQGDEIIVSRKATGTLVIDNLEDGRNLYLIGTGTGLAPFLSVIKDPETYVRFEKVVLLHGCRRVAELAYGEMITEKLPNDDLIGDLVRNQLIYYPTVTRDPFRNRGRITELMNSGKLFSDIGLAPLASGQDRVMICGSPSLVHDTRALLLGRGFVEGNHGEPGQFVVEKAFAER from the coding sequence ATGAGCAATTTCAACCAGGAAAGCGTTTTGAGCGTCCATCACTGGACCGAAACGCTGTTCAGCTTCACCACCACGCGCAACCCGTCCTTCCGTTTTCGCAACGGCGAATTCACGATGATCGGCCTGAAGGTCGGCGAAAAGCCGCTGCTGCGGGCCTACAGCGTTGCCAGCGCCAATTACGAGGACCGGCTCGAATTCTTCTCGATCAAGGTGCCGGATGGTCCGCTGACCTCGCGTCTGCAGCACCTGAAACAGGGCGACGAGATCATCGTCAGCCGCAAGGCGACCGGTACGCTGGTGATCGATAATCTGGAGGACGGACGCAACCTCTATCTGATCGGAACCGGGACCGGGCTCGCGCCGTTTCTGAGTGTGATCAAGGATCCCGAGACCTACGTGCGCTTTGAAAAGGTGGTGCTGCTGCATGGCTGCCGCCGCGTCGCCGAACTCGCCTATGGCGAGATGATCACGGAGAAACTGCCGAACGACGATCTGATCGGCGACCTCGTGCGCAACCAGCTGATCTACTATCCGACCGTGACGCGTGACCCGTTCCGCAATCGCGGCCGGATCACGGAGCTCATGAATTCAGGCAAGCTGTTCAGCGACATTGGTCTTGCCCCGCTCGCGAGCGGACAGGATCGCGTCATGATCTGCGGCAGCCCATCATTGGTTCATGACACCCGCGCGCTGCTTCTGGGCAGGGGTTTCGTCGAAGGCAATCACGGCGAGCCGGGCCAGTTCGTGGTCGAGAAGGCCTTCGCGGAGCGCTGA
- a CDS encoding amidohydrolase family protein → MAHDEPQAGGPTKLVIRNIGLLLSGAMEKPILDADSIVAENGKITAIGRAGDIDAEGATTVIDANGTTVAPGLIDSHVHPVAGDWTPRQNQTGWIDSYLNGGVTTMISAGEVHMPGRPRDVVGLKAMAIFAQRAFWTLRPGGVKVHAGAPVIECEMVEDDFKELAAAGVKLLGEVGLGGVKDGPTARKMVGWARKYGIQSTIHTGGPSIPGSGLIDKDVVLEADTDVIGHINGGHTALPDDQIRCICEGCKRGLELVHNGNERSALYTLRIAREMGDLSRVILGTDAPAGSGVQPLGILRMVSMLSSLGELPAEIAFCLATGNTARMRALDCGLIEVGRSADFVIMDRAQHSPGKTILDSVQLGDLPGIGMTIIDGIVRTQRSRNTPPATRVPMIVAH, encoded by the coding sequence ATGGCCCACGACGAACCCCAGGCAGGCGGCCCGACCAAGCTCGTGATCCGCAATATCGGGCTGCTGCTGAGTGGCGCCATGGAGAAGCCGATCCTCGACGCCGACAGCATCGTCGCGGAGAACGGCAAGATCACCGCCATCGGCCGCGCCGGGGATATCGATGCCGAAGGTGCTACGACCGTGATCGACGCCAACGGCACGACCGTCGCACCCGGACTGATCGACAGCCATGTTCATCCCGTCGCCGGCGACTGGACCCCGCGGCAAAACCAGACCGGCTGGATCGACAGCTATCTCAATGGCGGCGTCACCACCATGATCTCCGCCGGCGAAGTCCATATGCCAGGCCGCCCCCGCGACGTCGTCGGCCTCAAGGCGATGGCGATCTTCGCCCAGCGCGCGTTCTGGACCCTGCGGCCCGGCGGCGTGAAAGTTCACGCCGGCGCGCCCGTGATCGAATGCGAAATGGTCGAGGACGATTTCAAGGAACTCGCCGCGGCCGGCGTCAAGCTGCTCGGCGAGGTCGGCCTCGGCGGGGTCAAGGACGGTCCGACCGCCCGGAAGATGGTGGGCTGGGCGCGCAAATACGGCATCCAGAGCACGATCCACACCGGCGGGCCTTCGATTCCCGGCTCCGGACTGATCGACAAGGATGTGGTGCTGGAAGCCGATACCGATGTGATCGGCCACATCAATGGCGGCCATACCGCGCTTCCCGACGACCAGATCCGTTGCATCTGTGAGGGCTGCAAGCGCGGTCTCGAACTGGTTCACAATGGCAATGAGCGCTCGGCGCTCTACACCTTGCGGATTGCACGCGAGATGGGTGATCTCAGCCGCGTCATTCTCGGTACCGATGCGCCGGCCGGCTCCGGCGTGCAGCCGCTCGGCATCCTGCGGATGGTGTCGATGCTGTCGTCGCTCGGCGAGTTGCCCGCCGAAATCGCCTTTTGCCTGGCAACCGGCAACACCGCGCGAATGCGCGCGCTGGATTGCGGCCTGATCGAAGTCGGGCGATCGGCCGATTTCGTCATCATGGACCGGGCCCAGCATTCCCCCGGCAAGACCATCCTCGACAGCGTGCAGCTCGGCGACCTCCCCGGCATCGGCATGACCATCATCGACGGCATCGTGCGCACCCAGCGCAGCCGCAACACGCCCCCCGCGACCAGGGTGCCCATGATTGTCGCGCATTAG